In one Carettochelys insculpta isolate YL-2023 chromosome 6, ASM3395843v1, whole genome shotgun sequence genomic region, the following are encoded:
- the CCDC198 gene encoding factor associated with metabolism and energy isoform X5: MLEKGETSIIKQHPPRRLQKLVPADLPPVIASEKLLSQQEGAAARKAKEPEKRVQTAKHSSGRRQHIHKLQMLEMNRKREEMNHLQRQEELKRRLHREPKVSKQKPRELQAKEILGNLQQNNCSEGEDLVPIEHDQTFNGDPGNAWDGEFLAQHDKAESYPSRSSKVEMWFVKHRDPRDLFWDSSSTDSDDWKREERKLGHRPALVRTKTERIPLFDEFFDTEF; the protein is encoded by the exons AAACTTGTGCCTGCTGATCTGCCGCCTGTCATCGCTTCTGAAAAGCTCCTGAGCcagcaggaaggggcagcagcccGGAAAGCAAAG GAGCCGGAGAAGAGGGTGCAAACTGCAAAACACTCCTCTGGAAGACGACAGCACATCCACAAGCTGCAGATGCTAGAAATGAACCGCAAGCGAGAAGAG ATGAATCATTTACAAAGGCAGGAGGAACTGAAGAGACGTCTCCATAGGGAACCAAAAGTCAGCAAACAAAAACCAAGGGAGCTCCAGGCAAAGGAAATCCTCGGAAATCTTCAGCAAAACAATTGCTCTGAGGGTGAAGACCTTGTCCCCATTGAGCACGATCAAACTTTTAATGGCGATCCTG GAAATGCATGGGATGGAGAATTCTTGGCGCAACATGACAAGGCTGAATCCTATCCAAGTCGGAGCAGTAAAGTGGAAATGTGGTTTGTAAAGCATCGGGATCCAAGAGATCTATTCTGGGACAGCTCGAGCACTGattcagatgactggaaaagggaagagagaaagcTGGGTCATAGACCTGCACTAGTGAGAACCAAGACGGAGAGAATCCCTCTGTTTGATGAGTTCTTTGACACGGAATTCTAA